One part of the Arabidopsis thaliana chromosome 1 sequence genome encodes these proteins:
- a CDS encoding Tetratricopeptide repeat (TPR)-like superfamily protein (Tetratricopeptide repeat (TPR)-like superfamily protein; INVOLVED IN: response to cadmium ion; LOCATED IN: mitochondrion; EXPRESSED IN: 12 plant structures; EXPRESSED DURING: 4 anthesis, F mature embryo stage, petal differentiation and expansion stage, E expanded cotyledon stage, D bilateral stage; CONTAINS InterPro DOMAIN/s: Pentatricopeptide repeat (InterPro:IPR002885); BEST Arabidopsis thaliana protein match is: PENTATRICOPEPTIDE REPEAT 596 (TAIR:AT1G80270.3); Has 14416 Blast hits to 6927 proteins in 166 species: Archae - 0; Bacteria - 10; Metazoa - 31; Fungi - 36; Plants - 14001; Viruses - 0; Other Eukaryotes - 338 (source: NCBI BLink).), whose amino-acid sequence MRSIIALMRQREYFVQAIRRTTCVASPALNQTNFQASSFLTTLISSKKSPEETCIGSEEEEEEPNKCLSLRIEKLPKGVTVGSALQSWMGDGFPVHGGDVYHAINRLRKLGRNKRALELMEWIIRERPYRLGELEYSYLLEFTVKLHGVSQGEKLFTRVPQEFQNELLYNNLVIACLDQGVIRLALEYMKKMRELGYRTSHLVYNRLIIRNSAPGRRKLIAKDLALMKADKATPHVSTYHILMKLEANEHNIDGVLKAFDGMKKAGVEPNEVSYCILAMAHAVARLYTVAEAYTEEIEKSITGDNWSTLDILMILYGRLGKEKELARTWNVIRGFHHVRSKSYLLATEAFARVGNLDRAEELWLEMKNVKGLKETEQFNSLLSVYCKDGLIEKAIGVFREMTGNGFKPNSITYRHLALGCAKAKLMKEALKNIEMGLNLKTSKSIGSSTPWLETTLSIIECFAEKGDVENSEKLFEEVKNAKYNRYAFVYNALFKAYVKAKVYDPNLFKRMVLGGARPDAESYSLLKLVEQYKP is encoded by the exons atgagatCCATTATTGCTCTCATGAGGCAACGAGAATATTTCGTTCAGGCAATTCGTCGAACAACTTGCGTGGCCTCACCTGCGTTGAATCAAACTAACTTCCAAGCTTCGAGCTTTCTCACTACCCTAATATCTTCGAAGAAATCTCCGGAAGAGACATGTATCGgatcggaggaagaagaagaggagccCAACAAGTGTTTGTCTTTGAGAATCGAGAAGCTTCCGAAGGGCGTAACTGTTGGGTCTGCTTTACAGAGCTGGATGGGTGATGGGTTTCCAGTTCATGGTGGAGATGTTTATCACGCCATTAATCGATTGAGGAAACTCGGACGAAACAAACGTGCCCTTGAG TTGATGGAGTGGATAATCAGGGAAAGACCTTACCGTCTTGGTGAGCTAGAGTACTCTTACTTGCTCGAATTTACAGTCAAACTTCATGGCGTCTCGCAAGGAGAAAAGCTATTTACCCGTGTCCCTCAAGAGTTTCAGAACGAGCTTCTTTACAACAACCTTGTGATTGCTTGTTTAGACCAAGGTGTCATAAGGCTTGCGCTAGAGtatatgaagaagatgagagaacTCGGTTACCGTACTTCCCATTTGGTCTACAACCGTCTTATAATTCGCAACTCTGCTCCCGGACGAAGAAAGCTAATAGCAAAAGACCTTGCGCTCATGAAAGCTGACAAGGCGACTCCTCATGTCTCAACGTATCATATCTTGATGAAGCTTGAGGCTAATGAACATAACATCGATGGGGTGCTGAAGGCTTTTGATGGTATGAAGAAAGCGGGAGTTGAGCCAAATGAGGTGTCTTACTGTATATTGGCTATGGCACATGCTGTTGCGAGATTGTATACAGTTGCAGAAGCCTATACCGAGGAAATAGAAAAATCTATCACAGGGGATAATTGGTCGACCTTGGATATATTGATGATTCTATATGGGCGTTtagggaaagaaaaagagctaGCGAGAACGTGGAATGTCATAAGAGGGTTTCATCATGTTAGATCCAAGAGTTACTTACTGGCAACCGAAGCGTTTGCTCGAGTAGGGAACCTTGATAGAGCGGAAGAGCTCTGGTTAGAGATGAAAAACGTAAAAGGACTTAAAGAAACTGAGCAATTCAACTCTCTGCTCTCGGTATACTGCAAGGACGGTTTGATAGAGAAGGCAATTGGTGTATTCCGCGAGATGACAGGAAACGGGTTTAAGCCTAATTCCATAACGTATAGACATCTTGCTCTTGGATGTGCTAAAGCCAAACTGATGAAGGAAGCTCTCAAAAACATTGAGATGGGTTTGAATCTAAAGACGAGCAAAAGCATAGGAAGCTCAACGCCGTGGCTGGAGACGACTCTATCGATCATAGAGTGTTTTGCAGAGAAAGGTGATGTAGAGAACTCAGAGAAACTGTTTGAAGAGGTGAAGAATGCAAAGTATAATAGGTATGCGTTTGTGTACAACGCTCTGTTCAAAGCTTATGTGAAGGCTAAAGTGTATGACCCTAATCTGTTCAAGAGGATGGTTCTAGGTGGAGCTAGGCCTGATGCTGAGTCATACAGTTTGTTGAAACTTGTCGAACAATATAAGCCCTGA
- a CDS encoding GTP-binding protein Obg/CgtA (GTP-binding protein Obg/CgtA; FUNCTIONS IN: magnesium ion binding, GTP binding, GTPase activity; LOCATED IN: intracellular; EXPRESSED IN: 14 plant structures; EXPRESSED DURING: 6 growth stages; CONTAINS InterPro DOMAIN/s: GTP1/OBG subdomain (InterPro:IPR006169), GTP1/OBG (InterPro:IPR006073), GTP-binding protein, HSR1-related (InterPro:IPR002917), GTP-binding protein Obg/CgtA (InterPro:IPR014100); BEST Arabidopsis thaliana protein match is: GTP1/OBG family protein (TAIR:AT5G18570.1); Has 28571 Blast hits to 22114 proteins in 2954 species: Archae - 681; Bacteria - 18882; Metazoa - 872; Fungi - 715; Plants - 429; Viruses - 2; Other Eukaryotes - 6990 (source: NCBI BLink).): protein MWLIRAIVPVRYLGSYKRPQKPPWMRNPVVFYSDFSEKKGKVAPLQETRMRDRFTLYARGGEGGSGCSSVRRSRADRYGKPDGGNGGRGGDVILECTHAVWDFSGLQPHIKGGKAGHGTSKNRIGNRGEDKVLLVPIGTVIHLQEGEIPSQVENESPKDLDPWDLPGSLVEDPASEENSDVHQETMSESDQDDTEQESLTRQLGMPKEADFEDDDEEIDQIRYNVAELTQQGQRVIIARGGEGGLGNVSATRYVRGSKFAKSTIRQTNLRSMEDDAEEDDERSSIKAGLLGSEAVLILELKSIADVGLVGMPNAGKSTLLGALSRAKPRVGHYAFTTLRPNLGNVNYDDFSMTVADIPGLIKGAHQNRGLGHNFLRHIERTKVLAYVVDLASGLDGCEGLTPWQQLRDLVMELEFHEEGLSDRSSLIVANKIDEEGAEERLKELKRRVKGVKIFPVCAVLEEGVAELKDGLKMLVDGNGEPSERLKLENICVD from the exons ATGTGGCTAATCCGGGCGATTGTTCCTGTTCGATATTTGGGATCTTACAAGAGACCTCAAAAGCCGCCATGGATGAGAAATCCAGTGGTATTCTACTCAGACTTTTCGGAGAAGAAAGGGAAAGTTGCTCCTTTGCAG GAGACTAGAATGAGAGATAGGTTTACTTTGTACGCACGAGGCGGTGAAGGTGGTAGTGGTTGTTCTAGCGTCCGCCGGAGCCGTGCCGATCGCTATGGCAAACCTGATG GTGGTAATGGTGGGAGAGGAGGTGATGTGATTTTAGAATGCACACACGCAGTTTGGGATTTCAGTGGATTACAACCTCATATT AAAGGTGGGAAAGCTGGACACGGAACTTCCAAAAACAGGAtaggaaacagaggagaagacaaG GTCCTGCTAGTGCCTATTGGGACAGTGATTCATCTTCAGGAGGGTGAGATTCCATCTCAGGTTGAAAATGAGTCTCCCAAAGATTTGGATCCATGGGACCTTCCTGGCTCACTGGTTGAGGATCCTGCATCCGAGGAGAATTCTGATGTTCATCAGGAAACTATGTCTGAGTCTGATCAAGATGATACTGAGCAGGAGAGTTTAACGAGACAGTTAGGCATGCCAAAGGAAGCTGATTTTGAAGACGACGATGAAGAGATTGATCAAATCAGGTATAATGTTGCCGAATTGACACAACAAGGTCAGAGAGTAATCATTGCTCGTGGCGGTGAAGGTGGTTTGGGTAATGTTTCCGCTACACGTTATGTAAGAGGCAGTAAGTTTGCTAAATCCACAATCCGTCAAACCAATTTGAGGAGCATGGAAGACGATGctgaagaggatgatgaaagGTCGAGTATTAAAGCCGGTTTGCTCGGTTCTGAGGCTGTTCTGATATTAGAACTCAAGAGCATCGCCGACGTTGGCCTTGTTGGGATGCCAAACGCAGGGAAAAGCACTCTTCTTGGTGCATTATCCCGAGCTAAACCCCGTGTAGGTCACTACGCGTTCACGACACTCCGTCCCAATTTAGGAAACGTAAACTACGATGATTTCTCCATGACAGTAGCGGATATTCCAGGTCTTATAAAAGGAGCTCATCAGAACAGAGGGCTAGGCCATAACTTTCTCCGCCACATCGAACGGACCAAAGTCTTGGCTTACGTTGTGGATTTAGCATCGGGGCTAGACGGTTGCGAAGGACTGACGCCGTGGCAACAACTGAGAGATCTGGTGATGGAGCTTGAGTTCCACGAAGAAGGGTTATCCGATAGGTCATCTTTGATTGTGGCGAATAAGATCGATGAGGAAGGTGCggaagagagattgaaagaACTTAAGAGGAGAGTGAAAGGAGTGAAGATATTTCCGGTTTGCGCGGTTCTTGAAGAAGGCGTGGCTGAGCTGAAAGATGGTCTGAAAATGCTTGTCGACGGTAATGGTGAGCCATCGGAGAGATTAAAATTGGAGAATATATGTGTTGACTAG
- the ATOBGM gene encoding GTP-binding protein Obg/CgtA (ATOBGM; FUNCTIONS IN: magnesium ion binding, GTP binding, GTPase activity; INVOLVED IN: biological_process unknown; LOCATED IN: cellular_component unknown; CONTAINS InterPro DOMAIN/s: GTP-binding protein Obg/CgtA (InterPro:IPR014100); BEST Arabidopsis thaliana protein match is: Protein of unknown function (DUF3741) (TAIR:AT5G02390.1); Has 561 Blast hits to 511 proteins in 87 species: Archae - 0; Bacteria - 20; Metazoa - 47; Fungi - 31; Plants - 219; Viruses - 2; Other Eukaryotes - 242 (source: NCBI BLink).), producing MGKHLKNESSSPNHGKYNHKLGWLAGMLHVLDFHHWRTKNRPICWKTPRTHSLMRETEEQEPFLDSKINDSKMLSVVADNKPTRPETKLKKTMTTKQVTEYVDFLEILRKEDVFVKIMKDQVQIKSNPRVLPKSGSFPISGSSRPARIQHKQKENWYAPKQNGAVLTLKVPRDTSQECKPISPSHGSADDDHGFNHAIINGFREIKKLLKNTLKDRNRTKKKKKKKVLDVAKDDYVGRYSQLLKQISRREGGDLRSKSLKLSYEEKKSDSRDNKPQFFRRISSLSSLEVLGSFLTDLPRDSSTSNQETRISEDQDTNFGAKKSVLSSESPVRAEKEEKYEVQEERSQENHLDSSNQRILQQEPDSVPSTNKTAEKTETLLPQGLGLSSLEIYKHEEEDEDAYFCYVKKVLKVSGFLENKDNEEKWYSEEQPLNPSLLYELDIQEEETVNDKELLFDLVNEAIVETQNHSQIYFPKTFPYGKRYLDEVWGRVEWSLSGLGAENRDRSLDDIVGRDLLTKSDGWMNLQGESEWLTLELEDLIFDDVLDELLCVY from the exons ATGGGCAAGCATTTGAAAAACGAGAGTTCAAGTCCAAACCATGGCAAATACAATCACAAACTAGGATGGTTAGCTGGAATGCTTCATGTGCTTGACTTCCACCATTGGAGAACTAAGAACCGACCAATCT GTTGGAAGACCCCAAGAACCCATTCCTTGATGCGTGAAACTGAGGAACAAGAACCGTTTCTTGATTCTAAGATTAATGATTCAAAGATGCTTAGTGTTGTTGCAGATAATAAGCCAACGAGACCAGAAACAAAactgaagaagacgatgacaACAAAGCAAGTAACCGAGTACGTGgattttcttgaaatcttgAGGAAGGAAGATGTTTTTGTCAAGATAATGAAAGATCAAGTCCAGATCAAGTCTAATCCAAGGGTTTTACCCAAGTCAGGCTCGTTTCCTATCTCAGGATCTTCACGTCCTGCTAGGATTCAACACAAGCAGAAGGAGAATTGGTATGCCCCAAAGCAGAACGGTGCCGTTTTGACTTTGAAGGTTCCAAGAGACACTTCTCAAGAGTGCAAACCAATCTCTCCTTCTCATGGCTCAGCTGATGATGATCATGGATTCAATCACGCTATCATAAACGGATTTAGAGAAATCAAGAAGTTGCTCAAAAATACACTCAAAGACCGAAATcgcacaaagaagaagaagaagaagaaggttttggATGTTGCGAAAGATGATTATGTGGGGAGATATTCTCAACTCTTGAAGCAGATTTCTAGAAGAGAAGGTGGTGACTTGCGTTCGAAGAGCTTAAAACTTTCatatgaagagaaaaagagcGATTCGAGAGATAATAAACCGCAATTCTTCAGACGGATTTCGTCCTTGTCCAGCCTTGAAGTTCTTGGTTCATTTCTGACCGACCTCCCTCGAGACAGTTCTACTTCCAATCAGGAAACTAGGATATCTGAAGACCAAGATACTAACTTTGGAGCCAAAAAATCTGTATTGTCATCCGAATCTCCGGTAAGagcagagaaggaagagaagtaTGAGGTGCAAGAGGAGAGAAGCCAAGAAAATCACCTAGACAGCTCAAACCAAAGAATCCTGCAACAAGAACCAGATTCAGTTCCTAGTACCAATAAAACCGCAGAAAAGACAGAGACTTTACTACCACAAG GTTTAGGTCTAAGTTCTTTAGAAATTTAcaaacatgaagaagaagatgaagatgccTACTTCTGTTACGTAAAgaaggttttaaaagtttcaggCTTCCTCgaaaacaaagacaacgaAGAAAAGTGGTACTCAGAGGAACAACCACTGAATCCATCACTGCTTTACGAACTCGatatacaagaagaagaaacagtgaACGACAAAGAGCTTCTATTCGATTTGGTTAACGAGGCAATCGTCGAGACTCAAAACCATTCACAAATATACTTCCCCAAAACATTTCCATATGGCAAACGTTATCTTGATGAGGTATGGGGAAGAGTGGAGTGGAGCCTCTCTGGTTTAGGAGCTGAGAACAGAGATCGTTCATTGGATGATATTGTGGGAAGAGATCTTCTTACAAAGAGTGATGGATGGATGAATCTCCAAGGTGAATCTGAATGGCTTACTCTTGAGcttgaagatttgatttttgatgatGTTTTAGATGAACTGCTTTGTGTTTATTAG
- the ATOBGM gene encoding GTP-binding protein Obg/CgtA → MGKHLKNESSSPNHGKYNHKLGWLAGMLHVLDFHHWRTKNRPICWKTPRTHSLMRETEEQEPFLDSKINDSKMLSVVADNKPTRPETKLKKTMTTKQVTEYVDFLEILRKEDVFVKIMKDQVQIKSNPRVLPKSGSFPISGSSRPARIQHKQKENWYAPKQNGAVLTLKVPRDTSQECKPISPSHGSADDDHGFNHAIINGFREIKKLLKNTLKDRNRTKKKKKKKVLDVAKDDYVGRYSQLLKQISRREGGDLRSKSLKLSYEEKKSDSRDNKPQFFRRISSLSSLEVLGSFLTDLPRDSSTSNQETRISEDQDTNFGAKKSVLSSESPVRAEKEEKYEVQEERSQENHLDSSNQRILQQEPDSVPSTNKTAEKTETLLPQGKLLNKLSSSLFDERKVLNSMVACSTGLGLSSLEIYKHEEEDEDAYFCYVKKVLKVSGFLENKDNEEKWYSEEQPLNPSLLYELDIQEEETVNDKELLFDLVNEAIVETQNHSQIYFPKTFPYGKRYLDEVWGRVEWSLSGLGAENRDRSLDDIVGRDLLTKSDGWMNLQGESEWLTLELEDLIFDDVLDELLCVY, encoded by the exons ATGGGCAAGCATTTGAAAAACGAGAGTTCAAGTCCAAACCATGGCAAATACAATCACAAACTAGGATGGTTAGCTGGAATGCTTCATGTGCTTGACTTCCACCATTGGAGAACTAAGAACCGACCAATCT GTTGGAAGACCCCAAGAACCCATTCCTTGATGCGTGAAACTGAGGAACAAGAACCGTTTCTTGATTCTAAGATTAATGATTCAAAGATGCTTAGTGTTGTTGCAGATAATAAGCCAACGAGACCAGAAACAAAactgaagaagacgatgacaACAAAGCAAGTAACCGAGTACGTGgattttcttgaaatcttgAGGAAGGAAGATGTTTTTGTCAAGATAATGAAAGATCAAGTCCAGATCAAGTCTAATCCAAGGGTTTTACCCAAGTCAGGCTCGTTTCCTATCTCAGGATCTTCACGTCCTGCTAGGATTCAACACAAGCAGAAGGAGAATTGGTATGCCCCAAAGCAGAACGGTGCCGTTTTGACTTTGAAGGTTCCAAGAGACACTTCTCAAGAGTGCAAACCAATCTCTCCTTCTCATGGCTCAGCTGATGATGATCATGGATTCAATCACGCTATCATAAACGGATTTAGAGAAATCAAGAAGTTGCTCAAAAATACACTCAAAGACCGAAATcgcacaaagaagaagaagaagaagaaggttttggATGTTGCGAAAGATGATTATGTGGGGAGATATTCTCAACTCTTGAAGCAGATTTCTAGAAGAGAAGGTGGTGACTTGCGTTCGAAGAGCTTAAAACTTTCatatgaagagaaaaagagcGATTCGAGAGATAATAAACCGCAATTCTTCAGACGGATTTCGTCCTTGTCCAGCCTTGAAGTTCTTGGTTCATTTCTGACCGACCTCCCTCGAGACAGTTCTACTTCCAATCAGGAAACTAGGATATCTGAAGACCAAGATACTAACTTTGGAGCCAAAAAATCTGTATTGTCATCCGAATCTCCGGTAAGagcagagaaggaagagaagtaTGAGGTGCAAGAGGAGAGAAGCCAAGAAAATCACCTAGACAGCTCAAACCAAAGAATCCTGCAACAAGAACCAGATTCAGTTCCTAGTACCAATAAAACCGCAGAAAAGACAGAGACTTTACTACCACAAGGTAAGCTCTTGAACAAATTAAGCTCTTCACTGTTTGATGAGAGAAAGGTACTCAATTCTATGGTTGCTTGTTCTACAGGTTTAGGTCTAAGTTCTTTAGAAATTTAcaaacatgaagaagaagatgaagatgccTACTTCTGTTACGTAAAgaaggttttaaaagtttcaggCTTCCTCgaaaacaaagacaacgaAGAAAAGTGGTACTCAGAGGAACAACCACTGAATCCATCACTGCTTTACGAACTCGatatacaagaagaagaaacagtgaACGACAAAGAGCTTCTATTCGATTTGGTTAACGAGGCAATCGTCGAGACTCAAAACCATTCACAAATATACTTCCCCAAAACATTTCCATATGGCAAACGTTATCTTGATGAGGTATGGGGAAGAGTGGAGTGGAGCCTCTCTGGTTTAGGAGCTGAGAACAGAGATCGTTCATTGGATGATATTGTGGGAAGAGATCTTCTTACAAAGAGTGATGGATGGATGAATCTCCAAGGTGAATCTGAATGGCTTACTCTTGAGcttgaagatttgatttttgatgatGTTTTAGATGAACTGCTTTGTGTTTATTAG
- the MT1A gene encoding metallothionein 1A (metallothionein 1A (MT1A); BEST Arabidopsis thaliana protein match is: metallothionein 1C (TAIR:AT1G07610.1); Has 370 Blast hits to 296 proteins in 102 species: Archae - 0; Bacteria - 2; Metazoa - 99; Fungi - 13; Plants - 182; Viruses - 0; Other Eukaryotes - 74 (source: NCBI BLink).) encodes MADSNCGCGSSCKCGDSCSCEKNYNKECDNCSCGSNCSCGSNCNC; translated from the exons ATGGCAGATTCTAACTGTGGATGTGGCTCCTCCTGCAAATGTGGTGACTCTTGCAG TTGCGAGAAGAACTACAACAAGGAGTGCGACAACTGTAGCTGTGGATCAAACTGCAGCTGTGGGTCAAACTGTAACTGTTGA
- the MT1C gene encoding metallothionein 1C (metallothionein 1C (MT1C); FUNCTIONS IN: copper ion binding; INVOLVED IN: response to copper ion; LOCATED IN: cytosolic ribosome; EXPRESSED IN: 22 plant structures; EXPRESSED DURING: 14 growth stages; BEST Arabidopsis thaliana protein match is: metallothionein 1A (TAIR:AT1G07600.1); Has 443 Blast hits to 367 proteins in 121 species: Archae - 0; Bacteria - 4; Metazoa - 106; Fungi - 13; Plants - 241; Viruses - 0; Other Eukaryotes - 79 (source: NCBI BLink).): MAGSNCGCGSSCKCGDSCSCEKNYNKECDNCSCGSNCSCGSSCNC, from the exons ATGGCAGGTTCTAACTGTGGATGTGGCTCCTCCTGCAAATGTGGTGATTCGTGCAG TTGCGAGAAGAACTACAACAAGGAGTGTGATAACTGTAGCTGTGGATCAAACTGCAGCTGCGGGTCAAGCTGTAACTGTTGA